The following are encoded in a window of Flavobacterium cupriresistens genomic DNA:
- a CDS encoding PQQ-binding-like beta-propeller repeat protein — MQKKIMTQTFRFILFSFFLISTSVFSQKTNSPILNSFSDRVFKGEGYQPIGDLKWKFKTEGKIFSSPITKNGIVYVGSEDGNFYALDEKTGKEKWKFKTNGAVHSSPSIYENTIYFGSFDGYYYAVNLTTGKQLWKFKTAGEHWYQEMGILGLKPHDMVMDELWDFYLSSPVVYKNNKSTLVIFGSSDGNVYAVDAKKGNLNWKFKTNAAVHSTPVINKNTLYIGSWDADLYALNCDTGKEKWKFETQKKVGFKGIQSSVAVANGMVYLSARDPYIFAVDAETGKLEWKYDAENSWILSTAVILNNILYVGTSDTYALLALDSKTGKELSRFETKGYVYGTPAIAGNTAYFGDFTGNFFALNLLSSGKEFSSISTESRKENAAKILKDDKLDAVYAAKGADLSLYSENKKVMDEFYKLGSIVSSPFISNKTVYFGSADGYLYAYHLQKSK, encoded by the coding sequence ATGCAAAAAAAAATTATGACACAAACATTCCGTTTTATTTTATTTTCTTTCTTTCTGATCAGTACCAGTGTTTTTTCACAAAAAACAAACTCTCCAATCTTAAATTCATTTTCAGATCGTGTCTTTAAAGGCGAAGGTTATCAGCCCATTGGTGATCTCAAATGGAAATTTAAAACGGAAGGCAAAATTTTCTCCTCTCCAATTACAAAAAATGGAATTGTATACGTTGGCAGTGAGGACGGCAATTTTTATGCGCTTGATGAAAAAACCGGAAAAGAAAAATGGAAATTTAAAACCAATGGCGCTGTTCACAGTTCACCAAGTATTTATGAAAATACCATCTACTTTGGAAGTTTTGACGGTTATTATTATGCCGTAAATCTAACAACCGGAAAACAACTTTGGAAATTTAAAACAGCAGGCGAACATTGGTACCAGGAAATGGGAATATTGGGGTTGAAACCACACGATATGGTAATGGATGAATTATGGGATTTTTATTTGTCATCTCCGGTTGTCTATAAAAACAATAAATCAACTTTGGTTATATTCGGAAGCAGCGACGGAAATGTCTATGCCGTTGATGCCAAAAAAGGAAATCTAAACTGGAAATTCAAAACCAATGCTGCTGTTCACAGTACGCCGGTTATAAACAAAAACACTTTATATATTGGGAGTTGGGACGCTGATTTGTATGCCCTAAATTGTGATACCGGAAAAGAAAAATGGAAATTCGAAACTCAAAAAAAAGTAGGTTTCAAAGGCATCCAATCTTCTGTTGCCGTTGCCAATGGCATGGTTTATCTTAGCGCCAGAGACCCTTACATTTTTGCCGTAGACGCCGAAACCGGAAAATTAGAATGGAAATATGACGCGGAAAACTCCTGGATATTAAGTACGGCTGTGATTCTGAACAACATTCTTTACGTAGGAACGTCTGACACCTATGCTTTGCTGGCTTTAGACTCAAAAACAGGAAAAGAATTATCGCGCTTTGAAACCAAAGGGTATGTGTATGGAACACCTGCAATAGCGGGCAACACGGCCTATTTCGGGGATTTTACAGGGAATTTCTTTGCGCTTAACCTACTTTCTTCCGGAAAAGAATTCAGCTCCATAAGTACTGAAAGCAGAAAAGAAAACGCTGCCAAAATTTTAAAAGACGATAAATTAGATGCTGTCTATGCGGCTAAGGGTGCCGATTTATCTCTTTACAGCGAAAACAAAAAGGTTATGGATGAATTTTACAAACTTGGCTCCATAGTTTCATCCCCGTTTATAAGTAATAAAACCGTTTACTTTGGCAGTGCTGATGGTTATTTATATGCGTATCATTTACAGAAAAGTAAATAA
- a CDS encoding ATP-dependent DNA helicase — MNSAQFYGVLQKRFPFAPTYKQDIFFQKIAIFLTEPANDTIFVLKGYAGTGKTTVISTIVNNLGDINKKYVLLAPTGRAAKVIANYSNTPAFTIHKKIYFPKKASGGGVAFTKQINKHKNTIFIVDEASMISDSNSDSKLYDNGSLLDDLISYVYSGTNCKMILLGDTAQLPPVNLDISPALDIHTLGAHYDKEIEHIELDEVMRQEESSGILYNATELRELLKESFLTEFKFNVKKFKDIVRLTDGYDIQDAINTAYSNYSIEDTAFIVRSNKRANQYNEQIRTRILFKESELSVGDFLMVVKNNYFWLKETDEAGFIANGDIIEVLELFGIRELYGFNFAKVKIRMVDYPDQKPFETVLILDTIKSESPSLTYEDSNRLYEEVMKDYEEETTKYKKFQKVKNNEYFNGLQVKFSYAITCHKSQGGQWDTVFIEQPYLPNGIDRDYIRWLYTAMTRAKNKLYLIGFKDESFVE, encoded by the coding sequence ATGAATTCAGCACAGTTTTACGGTGTTTTGCAAAAAAGATTTCCGTTTGCGCCAACTTATAAACAAGATATATTTTTTCAAAAAATCGCTATTTTCCTAACAGAACCGGCCAATGATACCATTTTTGTATTAAAAGGGTATGCCGGAACAGGAAAGACAACCGTGATCTCAACGATTGTAAACAACTTGGGGGATATCAATAAAAAATATGTTTTATTGGCGCCAACAGGACGTGCAGCAAAGGTTATTGCAAATTATTCGAATACACCTGCTTTCACGATTCATAAAAAAATCTATTTTCCTAAAAAGGCTTCAGGTGGGGGAGTAGCATTCACCAAACAAATCAACAAGCATAAAAATACTATTTTTATTGTCGATGAGGCCTCGATGATCTCAGACAGCAATTCGGATTCGAAATTGTATGATAATGGATCGTTATTAGACGATTTAATCTCTTATGTATATTCGGGGACCAATTGTAAAATGATTCTTCTTGGAGATACCGCTCAGTTGCCTCCGGTAAACTTAGATATTAGTCCGGCACTTGATATACATACTTTGGGTGCTCATTACGACAAAGAAATTGAACATATCGAACTTGATGAAGTAATGCGTCAGGAAGAAAGTTCAGGGATTTTATACAATGCTACCGAATTACGTGAATTATTAAAAGAATCATTTTTGACCGAATTTAAATTCAACGTAAAAAAATTCAAAGACATCGTCAGACTTACGGATGGTTACGATATTCAGGATGCTATAAATACGGCGTACAGCAATTATAGTATTGAGGATACGGCCTTTATAGTGCGTTCCAACAAAAGGGCGAATCAGTACAATGAACAGATTAGAACCCGGATTTTGTTTAAAGAAAGCGAACTTTCGGTTGGAGATTTCCTGATGGTGGTAAAGAACAATTACTTCTGGCTCAAAGAAACCGATGAAGCCGGTTTTATTGCCAATGGTGATATTATTGAAGTGCTGGAGCTTTTTGGAATCCGAGAGTTATACGGATTCAATTTTGCGAAAGTAAAAATCAGAATGGTCGATTATCCGGATCAAAAGCCTTTTGAAACCGTTTTAATTTTGGATACTATTAAAAGTGAATCTCCTTCATTAACCTATGAAGATTCAAATCGTTTGTACGAAGAGGTGATGAAAGATTATGAGGAAGAAACCACCAAGTACAAGAAATTTCAAAAGGTAAAAAACAACGAATATTTTAATGGTTTGCAGGTGAAATTCTCGTACGCCATTACCTGTCATAAATCGCAAGGAGGGCAGTGGGATACGGTTTTTATAGAGCAACCCTATTTGCCAAACGGAATTGATCGCGATTATATCAGATGGTTGTATACTGCTATGACACGTGCTAAAAATAAACTCTATTTAATTGGTTTTAAAGACGAGAGTTTTGTAGAATAG
- a CDS encoding DUF3822 family protein → MPFQNTNITSKKYKKLSIQVSLNGFSFCCFDTLNNTITSFNEVEFTPTQKGSKIEELYGDAFKKHTELKDAYDDIVVIHNNNLSTFVPTALFDENYLGSYLQYNTKVFETDFFTYDQISNYEMNTIYIPYVNINNFLIDQIGSFDYKHSNSILIEKILEASKNNDDKKMIVNFNPDHFELIVVQNQRLLLFNSFEYQTPEDFIYYLLFTAEQLSLNPESFHLELLGTITKNDPFYTIAYKYIRNVAFLDVSTLQERNSFSTTQNQKHYILFQS, encoded by the coding sequence ATGCCATTTCAAAACACTAATATAACATCAAAAAAATACAAAAAACTTTCTATTCAGGTTTCTCTGAACGGATTTTCATTTTGTTGTTTTGATACGCTTAATAATACCATTACTTCGTTTAATGAAGTCGAATTTACGCCTACACAAAAAGGGTCCAAAATAGAAGAATTGTATGGCGATGCTTTTAAGAAACACACGGAACTAAAAGACGCCTATGATGATATTGTGGTGATACACAACAACAATCTTTCTACTTTTGTGCCTACTGCTTTGTTTGACGAAAATTATCTGGGCAGTTATTTACAATACAACACCAAGGTTTTTGAAACTGATTTTTTTACCTATGATCAGATTTCAAATTACGAAATGAACACCATTTATATCCCGTATGTCAACATCAATAACTTTTTGATCGATCAGATTGGTTCTTTTGATTACAAACATTCGAACAGCATTCTAATCGAAAAAATACTGGAAGCTTCTAAAAATAACGACGATAAAAAAATGATCGTTAATTTTAATCCCGATCACTTCGAACTGATCGTGGTACAAAACCAGAGATTACTACTATTCAATTCTTTCGAGTATCAGACACCGGAAGATTTTATATACTATTTACTTTTTACAGCAGAACAATTGAGCTTAAATCCCGAAAGTTTTCACCTTGAATTATTAGGAACGATAACTAAAAATGATCCTTTTTATACCATTGCGTATAAATACATTCGTAATGTTGCCTTTTTAGATGTAAGCACATTACAAGAGAGAAACAGCTTTTCTACCACTCAGAATCAAAAACATTATATTCTATTTCAATCATGA
- a CDS encoding RsmD family RNA methyltransferase has product MRIISGKYKGRRIFPPKNLPVRPTTDMSKEALFNVLNNHFSFEGLKVLDLFSGTGNISFEFASRGSAPITSVDGDFGCVKFIKQVSSEYDFEIAATKSDVFKFLENCKTSYDIIFADPPYGLDQATFEKIVLTVFERDLLHDDGMMIIEHSKYTKLEHLSNFSFQKSYGGSFFTFFELNSTDDDEELVDDSSNKITEEDEG; this is encoded by the coding sequence ATGAGAATCATATCAGGAAAATACAAAGGACGCCGCATTTTTCCACCAAAAAACCTTCCGGTAAGACCCACAACTGACATGAGTAAAGAAGCATTATTTAATGTTTTGAACAATCATTTTAGTTTTGAGGGCTTAAAGGTGCTGGATTTATTTTCAGGAACCGGCAATATCAGTTTCGAGTTCGCTTCACGCGGAAGTGCTCCAATTACTTCTGTTGACGGAGATTTCGGTTGTGTAAAATTCATCAAACAAGTTTCATCGGAATACGATTTTGAAATTGCAGCAACAAAAAGTGATGTTTTTAAATTCCTTGAAAACTGCAAAACCTCTTACGATATTATTTTTGCTGATCCCCCTTACGGTTTAGATCAGGCTACTTTTGAAAAAATAGTACTAACGGTTTTCGAAAGAGATTTGCTTCACGACGACGGAATGATGATTATTGAACATTCTAAGTATACCAAATTAGAGCATTTGAGCAATTTCTCTTTTCAGAAAAGCTACGGAGGTTCTTTTTTCACCTTCTTCGAATTGAATTCTACGGATGATGACGAAGAACTCGTTGATGATTCCTCCAATAAAATTACAGAAGAAGACGAAGGATAG
- a CDS encoding outer membrane beta-barrel family protein, with protein MKMYLFLKIILLLLLFCLSMAGYAQTETPKDTISNKLDEVVIAQNKKTFTNANGNIKVDVANSVYNSIPNPVDLLSKLPTVQVSADRESISIVGKGTPLIYIDNQRVGMNDLNALAVDDIKTIEIIKNPSSKYEAEGRAVILITRKLSRKEGFKTDISETASFKKNYNNYIGFNSSFKKNKLEWKANFNYNRRNPWENHSIAYQIPQAAIVSNYDVTAISRVKEYIFGTGLFYKINEEDYFSMNINGKMKADAFDINTFTFNQNQDQQNNVFTLSDNSSEKNFINSFMNYSKRLKAIDTKLFVGIQGSNFNQHLWSLVENNFNDSELELSQNRNQRFNVDVFSGRINLEKKFKNEMTWEYGGLYSAAKSKSNYDVFDYDENKTTTFDYNFKEINSGAYSQLSGKIKKIDFSIGLRMENTNVKSKYSTDNSSLINKNYTNFFPKALFSFSIDSTKSISVDYSKSISRPNYSSLSMIATYINPYFIYSNNINLGPTFIDVISTVFQYHDKSVKLTLYQNKNPIYADFIFDNQNNVLTFTEKNFQKESGYTIEFTVPFTYKIWTNTNSLIFATNKIEDPAAVFNSTKTYLYYYSNNTFKLPKDFTLVLSFWGATKQKEGVFERGANLIFDMSLAKAFGKNWNCTLNYNDIFRNTIYTERFTINNISSRARYLVDANEVSITLKYSFGKIKESEFKEKIVNENSDRIR; from the coding sequence ATGAAAATGTACCTGTTCTTAAAAATTATTTTATTGCTATTGCTTTTTTGCCTTTCGATGGCCGGATATGCACAAACGGAAACTCCGAAGGATACTATTTCTAATAAATTAGATGAAGTTGTTATCGCTCAAAACAAAAAAACGTTTACTAATGCAAACGGAAATATAAAAGTAGACGTTGCCAATTCGGTTTACAATTCGATTCCAAATCCTGTTGATTTGCTTTCAAAACTTCCAACAGTTCAAGTAAGTGCTGATCGCGAAAGTATTTCGATTGTTGGTAAAGGAACGCCGCTTATTTATATTGACAATCAAAGAGTAGGAATGAATGATTTGAATGCTTTGGCTGTCGACGATATCAAAACAATTGAAATTATTAAAAATCCTTCTTCAAAGTATGAAGCTGAGGGGCGCGCCGTAATTTTAATTACTCGTAAACTAAGCAGAAAAGAGGGGTTTAAAACGGATATTTCTGAAACAGCTTCTTTTAAAAAGAATTACAATAATTATATCGGTTTTAATTCCAGTTTTAAAAAGAATAAGTTAGAATGGAAAGCCAACTTCAATTACAACCGAAGAAATCCGTGGGAGAATCATAGCATTGCTTATCAAATTCCGCAGGCAGCTATTGTTTCTAATTATGATGTTACAGCAATTTCTCGTGTGAAAGAATATATTTTTGGTACCGGTTTGTTTTATAAAATAAATGAAGAGGATTATTTCTCAATGAATATAAATGGAAAAATGAAAGCAGATGCTTTTGATATCAATACGTTTACTTTTAACCAAAATCAAGATCAGCAAAATAATGTTTTTACACTTAGTGATAATTCCAGCGAAAAGAATTTTATTAACTCATTTATGAATTATTCAAAAAGACTTAAAGCGATTGACACAAAGTTATTTGTTGGTATTCAGGGCTCCAATTTTAATCAGCATTTATGGAGTTTAGTCGAAAATAATTTTAATGATTCGGAGCTGGAATTATCACAAAATAGGAATCAGAGATTTAATGTTGATGTTTTTTCGGGGCGCATTAATTTAGAAAAAAAGTTTAAAAATGAAATGACTTGGGAATACGGTGGACTTTATTCTGCAGCAAAATCGAAATCTAATTATGATGTATTTGATTATGATGAAAATAAAACTACGACTTTCGATTATAATTTTAAAGAAATCAATTCAGGTGCTTATTCACAGCTTTCAGGAAAAATTAAAAAAATCGATTTTTCGATTGGATTGCGAATGGAAAACACAAATGTCAAAAGTAAATACAGCACAGACAATTCATCGTTAATAAATAAAAACTACACAAATTTTTTCCCGAAAGCGCTGTTTTCTTTTTCAATAGACAGTACAAAAAGTATAAGTGTAGATTATTCTAAAAGTATTTCGAGACCCAATTATTCTTCTTTGAGTATGATTGCAACCTATATTAACCCGTATTTTATTTATAGCAATAATATCAATTTAGGACCAACTTTTATCGATGTAATTTCGACGGTTTTTCAGTATCATGATAAATCTGTAAAATTGACTTTATACCAAAACAAAAATCCAATTTATGCTGATTTTATTTTTGATAATCAAAACAATGTTTTGACTTTTACGGAGAAAAATTTTCAAAAAGAATCAGGTTATACTATTGAATTTACAGTACCATTTACCTATAAAATTTGGACAAATACAAATTCTTTAATTTTCGCGACAAATAAAATAGAAGACCCTGCGGCAGTGTTTAATTCTACAAAAACCTATTTGTATTATTACTCGAATAATACTTTTAAACTTCCAAAAGATTTTACATTAGTTCTGTCCTTTTGGGGTGCAACAAAACAAAAAGAGGGCGTTTTTGAGCGAGGGGCAAATTTAATTTTTGATATGTCGCTCGCAAAAGCGTTTGGTAAAAACTGGAATTGTACTTTAAATTATAATGATATTTTTAGAAATACGATTTATACAGAAAGATTTACGATTAATAATATAAGTTCGAGAGCACGGTATTTAGTTGATGCTAATGAAGTTTCGATTACACTTAAATATTCTTTTGGAAAAATAAAAGAATCAGAATTCAAGGAAAAAATCGTTAATGAAAATTCAGATAGGATTAGATAA
- a CDS encoding sensor histidine kinase, with translation MKQRINLLITLSVVALLVLSAVQCYLVKTTYDFKVAQFHTEIKNEIARISNNYSDIDSVIVSKKEALYKGLAQNYIQGKKTKFEIKNGILGNQYQDALTQKIQRKFERELPNLKIDFAIVLNKFILYQNTKNADTIFSEKPFIQNKLYGNLASLNHAFLVRSYVGTTNGLYKNQDYKLLTEDSMYISVIDWEMIILKRMIGVLLLSLFSILTLITLFVIAIKALIKQKKVNEVKTDFINNITHELKTPLATLSISTKILEQKNIRENDENFNAIVNTISRQNNRLQSLIDQVLANSLAENEIELQKEKINTEEFLLSIIEDFKIGYPKITIETDFQMQKTVLVLDKFHLTTAILNVLENAVKYGSSHILVKTGNIENEFSLSIQDDGIGISKNKQALLFEKFYRVEQGNLHNAKGLGLGLYYVDQIIKAHQGSVNVISDLGKGAVFTILLKA, from the coding sequence ATGAAACAAAGAATCAATTTATTAATCACACTTTCTGTTGTCGCCCTGCTCGTTTTATCGGCGGTACAATGTTATTTGGTCAAAACCACTTACGATTTTAAAGTAGCGCAGTTTCACACCGAAATCAAGAATGAAATCGCTCGGATTTCAAATAATTACAGTGATATTGACTCCGTTATTGTCAGTAAAAAAGAAGCACTTTACAAAGGATTAGCTCAAAATTATATTCAAGGAAAAAAGACCAAATTTGAAATCAAAAACGGTATTCTTGGAAATCAATATCAAGACGCCTTAACACAGAAAATTCAACGCAAATTCGAAAGAGAATTACCCAATCTAAAAATTGATTTTGCGATTGTACTGAATAAATTTATATTGTATCAGAACACCAAAAATGCGGATACTATTTTCTCGGAAAAGCCTTTTATTCAAAACAAATTATACGGTAATCTGGCTTCGTTAAACCATGCTTTTCTAGTTCGGAGTTATGTCGGGACAACAAACGGATTGTACAAAAATCAGGATTATAAATTGCTGACCGAAGATTCGATGTACATTTCGGTAATCGACTGGGAAATGATTATTTTAAAACGAATGATCGGTGTGTTACTATTGTCGTTGTTTTCTATTCTTACCCTGATTACCCTTTTTGTCATTGCCATTAAAGCTTTAATTAAACAGAAAAAAGTAAACGAAGTTAAAACTGATTTTATCAATAATATTACACACGAACTCAAAACTCCTTTGGCGACTTTGAGTATTTCGACCAAAATTTTAGAACAGAAAAACATTCGGGAAAACGATGAGAATTTCAATGCAATTGTCAATACGATTTCACGTCAGAACAATCGTTTACAAAGTTTGATCGATCAGGTTTTGGCAAATTCTCTGGCAGAAAATGAAATCGAACTACAAAAAGAAAAAATAAATACCGAAGAATTTCTGCTTTCGATTATCGAAGATTTTAAAATCGGATATCCAAAAATTACGATTGAAACTGATTTTCAAATGCAAAAAACAGTTTTAGTTTTAGATAAATTTCATTTGACAACCGCAATTTTAAATGTTTTAGAAAATGCTGTAAAATACGGTTCCAGCCATATTTTGGTAAAAACCGGAAATATAGAAAATGAGTTTTCGTTAAGTATTCAAGATGACGGAATTGGGATTTCTAAAAACAAACAAGCGTTGCTTTTTGAAAAGTTTTACAGAGTCGAACAGGGAAATTTGCACAACGCAAAAGGCCTCGGATTGGGTTTGTATTACGTAGATCAGATTATAAAAGCACACCAGGGCTCTGTTAACGTTATTAGCGATTTAGGAAAAGGCGCTGTGTTTACTATTTTATTAAAAGCTTAA
- a CDS encoding response regulator transcription factor encodes MKKLLLAEDDFDFAAILKQYLELHQFEVTWAENGEIALNYFKNQTFDICILDVMMPKLDGFSLAEKIVTINPETPFIFLTARKLTEDKIIGLKLGADDYIAKPFEVDELILRLQNILKRIEQKRSLDGNNVIEIGSYIFDNERLTLNNKNHVQQLTEKEASLIEYLYLNHNQLLKRDQILMSVWKKDDYFSGRSMDVFISRLRKYFNSDPKIKIESVRNIGLEFKIEKS; translated from the coding sequence TTGAAAAAACTACTTTTAGCTGAAGACGATTTTGATTTTGCTGCGATTCTAAAACAATATTTAGAACTGCATCAATTTGAAGTAACCTGGGCAGAAAATGGCGAAATAGCATTAAACTATTTTAAAAACCAAACTTTTGACATTTGTATTCTGGATGTAATGATGCCAAAATTGGACGGATTTTCTCTGGCAGAAAAAATAGTTACAATCAATCCCGAAACTCCATTTATTTTTTTAACTGCAAGAAAGCTAACAGAAGACAAAATTATCGGATTGAAACTAGGCGCAGACGACTACATCGCGAAACCTTTTGAAGTAGACGAATTGATCTTGCGTTTGCAGAATATATTGAAGAGGATCGAACAAAAGAGAAGCCTGGACGGAAATAATGTTATCGAAATTGGCTCGTATATTTTTGATAACGAACGCTTAACTCTCAATAATAAAAATCATGTTCAACAGCTTACAGAGAAAGAAGCGTCTCTTATTGAATATTTATATCTAAACCACAACCAGTTATTAAAGAGAGATCAAATTTTAATGTCTGTATGGAAAAAAGACGACTATTTCTCCGGTCGAAGCATGGATGTTTTTATTAGCAGACTAAGAAAATATTTTAATTCAGATCCAAAAATCAAAATTGAAAGTGTTCGTAATATTGGTTTGGAATTTAAAATAGAAAAATCTTAA
- a CDS encoding ketopantoate reductase family protein: MKTRIGILGLGGVGGYFGGLLAKAYQDSEEIEIVFIARGETLRVVAESGLKIITKESETVVFPKVVSNDPELIGKLDYLICATKTYDIEESLLALKKCITKNTVILPLYNGVDAPERISALFPDNEVLEGCVYIFSMIVSPGVVQNVGSLQRLLFGSYSVSVSKMKALQTIFKNALIDSHLVENIEDAVWEKFVFISVLASATCYLDYNIGQILENREARNIYVSLMNEITMIAAVKGLNLPDDIIMQTILKLEKTPPDTTSSMHRDLLAGRNIELASLTQFVVDEGLKYEVETPTYQLVLDKLSNLMN; the protein is encoded by the coding sequence ATGAAAACAAGAATTGGAATTTTAGGACTGGGTGGTGTAGGAGGTTATTTCGGGGGACTTTTGGCGAAAGCGTATCAGGACTCTGAAGAAATAGAAATAGTTTTTATTGCCCGTGGAGAAACACTTAGAGTAGTGGCGGAATCGGGATTGAAAATTATTACGAAGGAATCTGAAACGGTTGTTTTTCCGAAAGTGGTCTCCAATGATCCTGAGCTTATTGGCAAACTGGATTATTTAATTTGCGCCACAAAGACTTATGATATTGAAGAAAGTCTTCTGGCTTTAAAAAAGTGTATTACTAAAAACACCGTTATTCTTCCCTTGTATAATGGTGTTGATGCTCCGGAACGCATTAGTGCTCTTTTTCCGGACAATGAAGTTTTGGAAGGCTGTGTTTATATTTTTTCGATGATTGTTTCGCCCGGTGTTGTTCAGAATGTTGGCTCTCTGCAAAGATTGCTTTTTGGTTCTTACAGTGTTTCTGTTTCTAAAATGAAAGCCTTACAGACGATCTTTAAAAACGCGTTGATAGACAGTCATTTGGTTGAAAATATTGAAGATGCCGTTTGGGAGAAGTTTGTGTTTATTTCGGTATTGGCTTCGGCAACCTGTTATTTAGATTACAATATTGGACAGATTTTAGAAAACCGCGAAGCAAGAAATATATATGTCTCCCTGATGAATGAAATTACAATGATAGCAGCGGTAAAAGGACTAAATCTGCCGGATGACATTATCATGCAAACCATTCTGAAACTCGAAAAAACACCACCAGATACTACTTCCTCTATGCATCGTGATTTGCTTGCCGGAAGAAATATAGAATTGGCTTCATTGACTCAATTTGTAGTAGATGAGGGTTTGAAATATGAAGTTGAAACACCAACCTATCAATTGGTTTTAGATAAATTATCCAATCTAATGAATTAA